The following proteins are co-located in the Vigna unguiculata cultivar IT97K-499-35 chromosome 9, ASM411807v1, whole genome shotgun sequence genome:
- the LOC114164085 gene encoding hydroxyproline O-galactosyltransferase GALT6-like codes for MKRNLQTLFMLTRKRSIQFLIGAFFLYLVLVTLEIPLVFKTDFTTVATRTPKLLSEEDSLLKESPARPLKTVSNADSPSQLARRSVVSGLVLNDAVFESNANDGSLELYKLVKRARQMGRRLWTDLESGKLRTVVSKPENRSSSCPGSVSLSGKDALGVVPLPCGLTLGSHVTIVGKPLAARPDFEPNIAVVTENEPVMVSQFVVELQGLKTVDGEEPPRVFHFNPRLKGDWSGKPVIELNTCYRMQWGSALRCDGWKSKADDDTVDRMVKCEKWIRDDEQHLEESKSTWWLKRLIGRTKKVNVDWPFPFSEGKLFVLTISAGLEGYHVTVDGRHVASFPYRAGFTLEDATGLSLAGDIDVHSVFAASLPSSHPSFSPQRHLEFSTRWRAQPLPDSGVELFVGVLSAGNHFSERMAVRKSWMQHRLVKSGAVVARFFVALHARQEINVELKKEADFFGDIVIVPYLDNYDLVVLKTVAICEYGVHTVSAKYIMKGDDDTFVRVDAVISEARKVPDDTSFYIGNINYYHKPLRYGKWAVTYEEWPEEDYPPYANGPGYILSSDIARYIVSEFEMHKLRLFKMEDVSMGMWVEQFNRSKAVHYSHSLNFCQFGCIEDYYTAHYQSPRQMMCLWDKLQRQTRPQCCDVR; via the exons ATGAAGCGAAACCTTCAAACGTTGTTTATGTTAACACGAAAACGATCGATTCAGTTTCTAATCGGTGCGTTTTTCTTGTACCTCGTACTCGTAACACTCGAAATCCCTCTCGTTTTCAAAACCGACTTCACCACCGTCGCCACGCGCACTCCCAAGCTCCTCAGCGAAGAAGACTCGCTACTGAAGGAGTCCCCGGCGCGGCCTTTGAAAACGGTTTCCAACGCTGACTCGCCGAGTCAACTCGCTCGCCGCAGCGTGGTTTCCGGGTTGGTCCTGAACGACGCCGTGTTCGAATCCAACGCCAACGACGGGTCGTTGGAGCTCTACAAGCTCGTAAAGCGTGCGCGCCAGATGGGACGGAGGCTTTGGACGGACCTTGAATCTGGAAAGTTGCGGACCGTTGTGTCGAAGCCCGAGAACCGGTCCAGTTCGTGTCCCGGTTCGGTTTCTCTGTCAGGTAAGGATGCATTGGGCGTCGTGCCACTGCCGTGTGGGCTCACATTGGGGTCACACGTGACGATCGTTGGGAAGCCGTTGGCGGCGCGGCCGGATTTCGAGCCGAATATAGCGGTTGTGACGGAGAATGAACCGGTGATGGTGTCACAGTTCGTGGTGGAGTTGCAGGGGCTGAAGACGGTGGACGGTGAAGAGCCTCCTAGGGTTTTTCACTTCAATCCGAGGTTGAAGGGAGATTGGAGTGGGAAGCCTGTGATTGAACTCAACACGTGTTATCGCATGCAATGGGGTTCCGCTCTCAGGTGCGACGGTTGGAAATCCAAGGCCGATGATGATACCG TTGATAGGATGGTGAAGTGCGAGAAGTGGATTAGGGATGATGAACAGCACTTAGAGGAGTCTAAGTCGACGTGGTGGTTGAAAAGACTTATAGGGCGCACCAAGAAAGTAAACGTTGACTGGCCATTCCCGTTCTCTGAGGGGAAGCTTTTTGTTCTTACAATTAGTGCTGGGCTGGAGGGGTATCATGTTACTGTTGATGGGAGACATGTAGCATCTTTTCCTTATCGCGCT GGTTTTACTCTTGAGGATGCCACTGGGCTTTCGTTGGCCGGAGACATTGATGTTCACTCTGTATTTGCAGCGTCTTTGCCTTCATCGCATCCCAGTTTTTCCCCACAGAGGCATCTCGAATTTTCCACCAGGTGGCGTGCCCAGCCACTTCCTGACTCTGGCGTAGAATTGTTCGTTGGTGTTCTCTCAGCTGGAAACCATTTTTCTGAGAGGATGGCTGTGAGGAAGTCATGGATGCAGCATAGGCTTGTCAAATCTGGAGCAGTGGTTGCTCGATTCTTTGTTGCACTG CATGCAAGACAGGAAATTAATGTAGAGTTGAAGAAGGAAGCAGACTTTTTTGGTGATATTGTTATAGTGCCTTACTTAGATAACTATGATCTTGTTGTCTTGAAAACAGTGGCTATATGTGAATATGGG GTTCATACGGTTTCTGCCAAGTATATCATGAAAGGGGATGATGATACTTTTGTTAGAGTGGATGCCGTTATCAGTGAAGCAAGGAAGGTTCCAGATGATACCAGTTTTTATATCGGTAACATAAATTACTATCATAAACCCTTGCGATATGGGAAATGGGCAGTGACATATGAA gAATGGCCAGAAGAGGATTACCCACCCTATGCTAATGGCCCGGGATATATTTTGTCATCAGATATTGCACGATATATTGTATCTGAATTTGAAATGCATAAATTAAGG TTGTTTAAGATGGAAGATGTGAGTATGGGAATGTGGGTAGAGCAATTTAACCGGTCAAAAGCTGTACACTATTCTCATAGCTTGAACTTCTGCCAATTTGGTTGCATAGAAGACTATTACACCGCCCATTACCAATCACCTAGGCAGATGATGTGTCTGTGGGATAAACTGCAAAGGCAGACAAGGCCTCAGTGCTGTGACGTGAGATGA